A portion of the Mesobacillus sp. AQ2 genome contains these proteins:
- a CDS encoding class I SAM-dependent methyltransferase: MKLERILPFARNLLELAVKPGDIAVDATVGNGHDTLFLANLVGPAGRIYGFDIQDEALMSCKTKLREHELQDQVTLFHTGHENITECIPPLHFGKITGAVFNLGYLPGGDKNIVTVPETTIHAIDQLLEIMAPEGIIVIVIYHGHPEGKVEREYLLRYVKSLDQNIAHVLEYKFLNQKNNPPFIIAIEKR, encoded by the coding sequence ATGAAGCTTGAGAGGATTCTTCCATTTGCACGGAATCTCCTTGAACTTGCGGTTAAACCAGGGGATATTGCGGTGGATGCTACTGTTGGAAATGGCCATGATACGTTATTTTTGGCTAATCTCGTAGGCCCGGCCGGCCGTATTTATGGCTTTGACATTCAGGATGAAGCGCTTATGTCATGCAAAACAAAGCTTCGCGAGCACGAATTGCAGGATCAGGTTACCCTGTTCCATACCGGACATGAAAACATCACAGAATGCATTCCCCCACTACATTTCGGTAAAATAACCGGTGCCGTTTTCAACCTTGGCTATCTGCCAGGCGGGGATAAAAACATTGTCACCGTGCCCGAAACCACCATCCATGCCATCGACCAGCTGCTCGAAATCATGGCGCCAGAAGGAATCATCGTGATTGTGATTTACCACGGACACCCGGAAGGCAAAGTAGAGCGGGAATATTTATTGCGTTATGTAAAATCACTGGATCAAAACATCGCACACGTTTTAGAGTATAAATTCCTGAACCAAAAGAACAATCCGCCATTTATTATTGCGATTGAGAAGAGATAA
- a CDS encoding glycogen biosynthesis protein GlgD, with protein sequence MKKRSKQNNPEQKTRNGMNNQDIELGMEHDPIKESKKMYEQSGGQPVKSKFHPEPGQSS encoded by the coding sequence TTGAAAAAGCGCTCAAAGCAGAATAATCCTGAACAAAAGACACGGAATGGAATGAACAACCAGGATATTGAACTTGGAATGGAGCATGATCCAATCAAAGAATCCAAGAAGATGTATGAACAAAGTGGCGGGCAGCCTGTAAAGTCAAAATTCCATCCCGAACCAGGGCAATCTTCATAA
- a CDS encoding gamma carbonic anhydrase family protein: MIYPYNGKTPKIADSAFIADYVTITGDVEIGEESSVWFNTSIRGDVAPTIIGNKVNIQDNSVLHQSPNNPLILEDEVTVGHQVVLHSCIIRKKALIGMGSIILDEAEIGEGAFIGAGSLVPQGKKIPPNTLAFGRPAKVIRELNEDDIRDMERISREYAEKGQYYKSLQNKDE, from the coding sequence ATGATTTATCCTTACAATGGCAAAACACCTAAAATAGCAGATTCCGCTTTTATCGCGGATTATGTAACAATTACAGGAGATGTTGAAATCGGTGAGGAATCGAGTGTCTGGTTCAATACCTCGATCCGCGGCGATGTCGCCCCGACGATCATTGGCAATAAAGTGAACATCCAGGACAATTCGGTCCTGCATCAAAGTCCGAATAACCCTTTAATCCTCGAAGACGAGGTGACCGTCGGACATCAGGTCGTCCTCCACAGCTGCATCATCAGGAAAAAGGCCCTTATTGGGATGGGGTCAATCATTCTTGATGAAGCTGAAATCGGCGAAGGCGCTTTTATTGGTGCCGGCAGCCTCGTTCCTCAGGGTAAGAAGATCCCGCCCAATACACTGGCTTTCGGACGACCGGCAAAAGTCATCCGTGAATTGAACGAAGACGATATCCGGGATATGGAACGCATTTCCAGAGAATATGCCGAAAAAGGGCAATACTATAAAAGTTTGCAGAACAAAGATGAATGA
- the metK gene encoding methionine adenosyltransferase, protein MSNKRRLFTSESVTEGHPDKICDQISDAILDAILAKDANARVAAETSVTTGLVLVAGEITTSTYVDIPKIVRETVKEIGYTRAKYGFDAETCAVLTSIDEQSADIAMGVDQALEAREGQMSDAEIEAIGAGDQGLMFGFACNETKELMPLPISLAHKISRRLTEVRKEEILPYLRPDGKTQVTVEYDENDKPVRIDTIVISTQHHPEVSLEQIQRNLKEHVINPVVPAELIDENTKYFINPTGRFVIGGPQGDAGLTGRKIIVDTYGGYARHGGGAFSGKDPTKVDRSAAYAARYVAKNIVAAGLAEKVEVQLAYAIGVARPVSISIDTFGTGKVSEDVLIDVVENNFDLRPAGIINMLDLRKPIYKQTAAYGHFGRSDVDLPWERTDKAEALRTQAQGK, encoded by the coding sequence ATGTCAAACAAACGCCGTTTGTTCACTTCTGAATCAGTAACAGAAGGCCATCCGGATAAAATTTGCGACCAGATTTCTGACGCGATTTTGGATGCGATCCTTGCTAAAGATGCTAACGCACGTGTTGCTGCTGAAACATCAGTTACAACTGGCCTTGTACTAGTTGCAGGCGAAATCACAACATCTACATACGTAGATATTCCTAAAATCGTACGTGAAACTGTCAAGGAAATTGGCTATACTCGCGCGAAGTACGGCTTTGACGCTGAAACTTGCGCAGTGTTAACTTCCATTGACGAGCAGTCTGCAGACATCGCGATGGGTGTTGACCAGGCTCTTGAAGCACGTGAAGGACAAATGTCCGATGCAGAAATCGAAGCAATCGGAGCTGGCGACCAGGGCTTGATGTTCGGTTTTGCATGTAATGAAACGAAAGAGCTTATGCCGCTTCCGATTTCATTGGCGCACAAAATTTCCCGCCGCCTGACTGAAGTGCGCAAGGAAGAAATCCTTCCATATCTTCGTCCGGACGGAAAAACTCAGGTAACGGTAGAATACGATGAGAATGACAAGCCAGTCCGCATCGACACAATCGTTATCTCAACACAGCACCATCCTGAAGTTTCGCTTGAGCAAATCCAGCGCAATCTTAAAGAACATGTCATCAACCCTGTCGTACCGGCAGAGCTGATCGATGAAAACACAAAATACTTCATCAACCCAACTGGCCGTTTCGTAATCGGCGGACCACAGGGTGACGCAGGTCTTACTGGCCGCAAAATCATCGTTGATACTTACGGCGGATACGCTCGCCACGGCGGAGGCGCATTCTCTGGTAAGGATCCTACAAAAGTTGACCGTTCAGCTGCATACGCTGCGCGTTATGTTGCGAAAAACATCGTCGCTGCAGGCCTTGCTGAAAAAGTTGAAGTTCAGCTTGCTTACGCAATCGGTGTTGCCCGTCCGGTATCTATCTCAATCGATACGTTCGGAACAGGCAAGGTAAGCGAAGATGTATTGATCGATGTTGTTGAAAACAACTTCGACCTTCGTCCAGCTGGAATCATCAACATGCTTGACCTGCGCAAGCCAATCTACAAGCAGACAGCTGCATACGGACACTTCGGCCGTTCTGACGTTGACCTTCCATGGGAGCGTACAGACAAGGCAGAGGCACTCCGCACTCAGGCTCAAGGTAAATAA
- the asnB gene encoding asparagine synthase (glutamine-hydrolyzing), giving the protein MCGFIGCVHENAQEFSSDDKQLFKNMNDIITHRGPDDDGYFYDEHIQFGFRRLSIIDLEAGHQPLTYENERYWIIFNGEIYNYLELREELIEEGLTFETHSDTEVIIALYSHLKEQAVDKLRGMFAFVIWDKQEQVLYGARDHFGIKPFFYFEDENRTFFGSEKKSILLALQNDVIDYKALQHYLTYQFVPEPNTMSEGIYKLEPGHYFTKKIGSPMEIKRYWKASFSPIQKSEDEFTKEIRDVLFESVKIHMRSDVPVGSFLSGGIDSSIIASIAKQYHPGIKTFSVGFEQNGFSEIDVAKETADRLGVENISYVISPQEYMDELPKIMWHMDDPLADPAAIPLYFVAREARKHVTVVLSGEGADELFGGYNIYREPQDLEVFNKIPGVGKAMLKGISKMMPEGMRGKSFIERGVTPMEERYIGNAKMFTEKEKSELLHVYNGQYDYRDVTKPLYRESRGYDPVDTMQYIDIHTWMRGDILLKADKMTMAHSLELRVPFLDKVVFETASKIPTSLKTANNTTKYILRKAAEGVVPDHVLTRKKLGFPVPIRHWLKNEMNEWAKNIIKESNTEHLINKSYVLRLLDEHCQNKADNSRKIWTVLMFMMWHDVYVEKKYSFQKEYEAQKVLQS; this is encoded by the coding sequence ATGTGTGGCTTTATCGGTTGTGTACATGAAAATGCACAGGAATTCAGCAGCGATGATAAGCAGCTGTTCAAAAATATGAATGACATCATCACCCACCGCGGGCCTGATGATGATGGGTATTTCTATGATGAGCATATCCAGTTCGGCTTCCGCCGTCTGAGCATCATCGACCTTGAGGCTGGCCATCAGCCATTGACTTATGAAAATGAACGCTATTGGATCATTTTTAACGGGGAAATCTACAACTATCTCGAACTTCGTGAAGAGTTGATTGAAGAAGGACTGACTTTCGAAACGCACTCTGATACTGAAGTCATCATTGCCCTATACAGCCACCTTAAGGAGCAGGCTGTAGACAAGCTGCGCGGAATGTTCGCATTTGTCATCTGGGATAAGCAGGAACAAGTCCTTTACGGTGCACGTGACCATTTCGGCATCAAGCCATTCTTCTATTTTGAAGATGAAAATCGCACATTCTTCGGTTCTGAAAAGAAAAGCATTTTGCTTGCGCTGCAGAATGATGTGATTGATTATAAGGCACTGCAGCACTATTTAACTTATCAATTTGTCCCAGAACCTAATACAATGTCTGAAGGCATCTACAAGCTTGAGCCAGGGCATTATTTTACAAAGAAAATCGGTTCACCTATGGAAATCAAGCGTTATTGGAAAGCGAGCTTCTCGCCAATCCAAAAATCTGAGGATGAATTCACGAAGGAGATCAGGGATGTCCTGTTCGAATCGGTGAAAATCCACATGCGCAGTGATGTGCCGGTTGGTTCTTTCCTTTCCGGCGGGATTGATTCTTCTATCATTGCGTCGATTGCGAAGCAATACCATCCTGGAATCAAAACATTCTCTGTCGGATTTGAACAGAATGGCTTCAGCGAGATTGACGTCGCCAAGGAAACGGCTGATCGACTCGGTGTTGAAAATATCAGCTATGTGATCAGCCCGCAGGAATACATGGATGAACTTCCTAAAATCATGTGGCATATGGATGACCCGCTTGCTGATCCGGCAGCCATACCTTTGTATTTCGTTGCCCGTGAGGCAAGGAAGCATGTAACGGTAGTCCTTTCCGGTGAAGGTGCCGATGAATTGTTCGGGGGCTATAATATTTACCGCGAACCGCAAGACCTCGAGGTATTCAATAAAATTCCCGGAGTAGGGAAGGCGATGCTTAAGGGCATTTCCAAAATGATGCCAGAGGGTATGAGAGGCAAGAGCTTCATCGAGCGCGGCGTGACTCCAATGGAGGAGCGTTATATCGGAAACGCGAAGATGTTCACGGAAAAAGAGAAGAGCGAACTGCTGCATGTTTATAACGGCCAGTACGATTACAGGGATGTCACGAAGCCTTTATATCGTGAAAGCAGAGGCTATGATCCGGTTGATACAATGCAATACATCGACATCCACACATGGATGCGCGGCGATATTTTATTGAAAGCAGATAAGATGACGATGGCTCATTCTTTGGAGCTTCGCGTACCATTCCTGGATAAGGTTGTTTTTGAAACAGCTTCAAAGATTCCGACAAGCCTGAAGACAGCGAATAATACAACGAAGTATATTTTGCGAAAAGCGGCAGAAGGAGTGGTCCCTGACCACGTGCTTACCCGCAAGAAACTCGGCTTCCCGGTGCCAATCAGACACTGGCTTAAGAATGAAATGAACGAGTGGGCAAAGAACATTATCAAGGAAAGCAACACAGAACATCTTATCAATAAGTCTTACGTTTTAAGACTATTGGATGAACACTGCCAGAACAAGGCGGATAACAGCCGTAAAATCTGGACAGTTCTGATGTTCATGATGTGGCATGATGTGTATGTCGAAAAAAAATACTCCTTCCAGAAGGAGTATGAGGCTCAAAAAGTATTACAATCTTAA
- a CDS encoding YtzC family protein codes for MATRQSVDQLLQQCEDAINLAQEQYKSAASQQHYNDGDFTNALQAIEAAYNDLAKLAFSANAQQRDQLHRMRLQLQQVQNNMILLDH; via the coding sequence TTGGCAACACGTCAATCGGTTGACCAGCTACTTCAGCAATGTGAGGATGCCATCAATCTTGCCCAGGAACAATACAAAAGCGCTGCTTCCCAACAGCATTATAATGACGGCGATTTCACAAACGCTCTTCAGGCCATTGAAGCTGCATATAATGATCTTGCCAAGCTCGCCTTCAGTGCGAATGCACAGCAGCGTGACCAGCTTCACAGAATGAGACTGCAGCTGCAGCAGGTTCAAAACAATATGATATTGCTTGATCATTAA
- a CDS encoding tetraprenyl-beta-curcumene synthase family protein, protein MMIPSMPISLMYRVYRKVLPQVHRELAYWKSRAEEIPNPELRRQALASIELKTFHCEGGSIMSLTAKKQYKEAIRFIVAYQTISDYLDNLCDRSTSLDPVDFAALHESMADALSLDNQLKNYYREREDQNDGGYLIELVTVCREVLAGLDHYQGIKKHLVELCDYYCDLQIHKHVEVKERVPRLQTWFDGHRENIPDMEWYEFSACTGSTLGIFCLVSYALRDDFKPEYADSIRNGYFPYIQGLHILLDYFIDQEEDREGGDLNFCFYYENEEALFGRLRHFVENADQHTARLPHRKFHKLINRGLLGVYLSDEKVRRQERIRKLAREMIKTAGPVSYFFYINGRAYRSLQKWMPSGVVKAFIK, encoded by the coding sequence ATGATGATCCCATCAATGCCCATCAGTTTGATGTACCGGGTGTACAGAAAAGTCCTGCCACAGGTACATCGAGAGCTGGCATACTGGAAAAGCAGGGCAGAGGAAATCCCGAATCCTGAACTCAGGAGGCAGGCATTGGCCAGCATCGAGCTCAAGACTTTCCATTGTGAGGGCGGCTCTATTATGAGCCTGACCGCTAAAAAACAATATAAAGAGGCCATCCGGTTCATTGTGGCGTACCAGACGATCAGCGATTATCTCGATAATCTATGTGACCGCAGCACCTCGCTGGATCCAGTGGATTTTGCCGCACTGCATGAGTCGATGGCAGATGCTCTCAGCCTGGACAACCAGTTGAAAAATTATTATCGCGAGCGGGAAGACCAGAATGATGGCGGGTATCTGATCGAGCTGGTGACCGTTTGCCGCGAAGTCCTTGCCGGGCTTGATCATTATCAGGGTATTAAGAAGCATCTGGTTGAACTGTGTGATTATTATTGCGATTTGCAGATACATAAGCATGTCGAGGTGAAAGAGCGTGTGCCGAGATTGCAAACATGGTTCGATGGCCATCGTGAAAATATTCCCGACATGGAATGGTACGAATTCTCAGCCTGCACCGGATCGACGCTCGGCATCTTTTGTCTCGTATCCTACGCGCTTCGCGATGATTTCAAACCGGAATACGCAGATAGCATCCGCAATGGTTATTTTCCATACATACAAGGACTGCACATACTCCTGGATTATTTCATCGACCAGGAAGAGGACCGCGAAGGTGGCGATTTGAACTTCTGTTTCTATTATGAAAATGAAGAAGCTTTGTTTGGGAGGTTGCGGCATTTTGTTGAAAATGCCGACCAGCACACAGCTCGATTGCCGCATCGGAAATTCCACAAACTGATCAACCGCGGACTTCTCGGCGTTTATCTATCCGATGAAAAAGTAAGGCGGCAGGAAAGAATAAGGAAGCTCGCCAGGGAAATGATCAAAACAGCAGGCCCCGTCAGCTACTTCTTTTATATTAATGGACGAGCTTATCGGTCATTGCAGAAGTGGATGCCATCGGGGGTTGTGAAGGCGTTTATAAAATAG
- a CDS encoding TIGR01212 family radical SAM protein (This family includes YhcC from E. coli K-12, an uncharacterized radical SAM protein.), with translation MKQANPFPYATDDKRYHTWNYHLRNHFGHKVFKVALDGGFDCPNRDGTVAHGGCTFCSAAGSGDFAGDRVEDLGTQFKKIKEKMHTKWKDGKYMAYFQAFTNTHAPVEVLREKYETVLNEEGVVGLSIATRPDCLPDDVVEYLAELNERTYLWVELGLQTVHEKTANLINRAHDYQTYKEGVDKLRKHGIRVCSHIINGLPLETPEMMMETAQEVAKLDVQGIKIHLLHLLKGTPMVKQYEKGMLEFLSLEDYVKLVCDQLEILPPEMIIHRITGDGPIELMVGPMWSVNKWEVLNAIDKEMKRRDSWQGKFYTGNKVVIENEA, from the coding sequence ATGAAACAGGCCAACCCTTTTCCATACGCAACAGATGATAAACGATACCACACATGGAATTACCATTTGCGGAACCATTTTGGCCACAAGGTTTTCAAGGTGGCGCTTGATGGCGGCTTCGATTGTCCGAACCGGGACGGCACGGTAGCCCACGGCGGCTGCACATTCTGCAGCGCAGCTGGTTCAGGCGATTTCGCCGGTGACCGGGTAGAAGATCTCGGCACACAATTCAAGAAGATAAAAGAAAAAATGCATACAAAATGGAAAGACGGCAAATACATGGCCTATTTCCAGGCTTTCACCAATACCCACGCACCGGTCGAGGTCCTGAGGGAAAAATACGAAACCGTTCTGAATGAGGAAGGTGTCGTTGGCCTTTCGATTGCAACCAGGCCTGACTGCCTGCCGGACGATGTGGTTGAATACCTTGCTGAACTGAATGAACGCACGTATTTATGGGTTGAGCTTGGTCTTCAGACTGTCCATGAAAAAACAGCCAATCTAATCAATCGGGCCCATGATTACCAGACATACAAAGAAGGAGTGGACAAGCTCCGCAAGCACGGCATCAGGGTTTGTTCGCACATCATTAACGGATTGCCTCTGGAAACACCGGAAATGATGATGGAAACGGCTCAAGAAGTTGCCAAACTTGATGTCCAGGGCATCAAGATCCATCTTCTCCATTTGCTGAAAGGTACACCGATGGTCAAGCAGTATGAAAAGGGGATGCTTGAATTCCTTAGCCTTGAGGATTATGTAAAATTGGTCTGTGACCAGCTCGAAATCCTGCCTCCTGAAATGATCATCCACAGGATTACAGGAGATGGCCCGATTGAGCTGATGGTCGGCCCGATGTGGAGCGTCAACAAATGGGAAGTGCTGAATGCGATCGACAAAGAAATGAAACGCCGCGACAGCTGGCAAGGTAAATTCTATACTGGAAACAAAGTGGTGATTGAAAATGAAGCTTGA
- the pckA gene encoding phosphoenolpyruvate carboxykinase (ATP), with protein MNVVGISNELSALLKGSNVQVQLSVPQLVEKVLNRNEGLLTSTGAVRATTGKYTGRSPKDKFIVEEESVKDKIDWGSVNQPISVESFTKLYNKVLKFLKDKEEVFVFKGFAGADKKYRLPIQVINEYAWHNLFAHQLFIRPTEEELPEHESEFTVISAPTFKADPEVDGTNSETFIIVSFEQRVVLIGGTEYAGEMKKSIFSVMNYILPENGILSMHCSANVGREGDVALFFGLSGTGKTTLSADNNRRLIGDDEHGWSPNGVFNIEGGCYAKCINLSKEKEPQIFDAIRFGSVLENVVVDDETRVADYDDGSLTENTRAAYPIQAIENIVDPSIAGHPNAIVFLTADAFGVLPPIARLTKEQAMYHFLSGYTSKLAGTERGITSPQATFSTCFGSPFLPLAATRYAEMLGEKIDEHNAKVFLVNTGWTGGEYGTGSRMKLAYTRAMVQAALEGELNNVETAKDEIFGLDIPLHVPGVPDDVLQPVKTWSDKEAYYAKANELADQFRDNFKKFTNVPSEIEEKGGPTVK; from the coding sequence ATGAACGTTGTAGGAATATCAAATGAACTTTCAGCATTATTAAAAGGAAGCAATGTACAGGTACAGCTATCTGTGCCCCAGCTTGTCGAAAAGGTCCTGAACCGCAACGAAGGGCTTTTGACATCAACTGGAGCAGTAAGAGCGACTACTGGTAAATATACTGGCCGTTCACCTAAAGATAAATTCATTGTCGAAGAAGAATCCGTGAAAGACAAAATTGACTGGGGCTCGGTCAATCAGCCGATCTCCGTGGAATCCTTCACGAAGCTATATAATAAGGTATTGAAGTTCCTTAAAGATAAAGAGGAAGTTTTCGTATTCAAGGGATTCGCCGGCGCGGATAAGAAATACCGCCTGCCAATCCAGGTCATCAATGAATATGCATGGCACAACCTGTTTGCCCATCAATTGTTCATCCGTCCGACTGAGGAAGAGCTTCCTGAGCATGAATCCGAGTTTACGGTCATTTCGGCTCCTACTTTCAAAGCAGATCCAGAGGTTGATGGAACAAACTCAGAAACATTCATCATTGTTTCCTTCGAACAGCGCGTCGTCTTGATCGGCGGAACGGAATATGCGGGCGAAATGAAGAAATCGATTTTCTCCGTGATGAACTATATACTTCCGGAAAATGGAATCCTTTCGATGCACTGCTCAGCGAATGTAGGCCGCGAAGGGGATGTAGCATTGTTCTTCGGACTATCTGGCACAGGCAAAACAACTTTATCTGCTGATAATAATCGCCGTTTGATCGGTGACGATGAGCATGGCTGGTCACCTAATGGTGTGTTCAACATCGAAGGCGGCTGCTATGCGAAATGCATCAACTTGTCCAAGGAAAAAGAACCGCAAATCTTTGATGCAATCCGCTTTGGATCTGTTCTTGAGAACGTCGTAGTCGATGACGAAACACGCGTGGCCGATTATGATGACGGCAGCCTGACAGAAAACACTCGTGCAGCCTATCCGATCCAGGCTATCGAAAACATCGTGGACCCAAGCATAGCGGGGCATCCAAACGCGATCGTATTCCTGACAGCTGACGCTTTCGGAGTCTTGCCTCCAATCGCCAGGCTGACAAAGGAACAAGCAATGTATCACTTCCTGAGCGGATACACTTCGAAGCTTGCTGGAACAGAACGCGGCATCACTTCACCACAGGCAACATTCTCAACATGCTTCGGTTCTCCATTCCTTCCGCTTGCTGCCACAAGGTACGCGGAAATGCTTGGTGAAAAAATCGATGAGCACAACGCAAAGGTATTCCTCGTGAATACAGGATGGACAGGCGGAGAGTATGGAACCGGCAGCCGCATGAAGCTGGCGTACACTCGCGCGATGGTCCAGGCAGCACTTGAAGGCGAACTGAACAACGTCGAAACCGCCAAAGACGAAATCTTTGGCCTCGATATCCCGCTGCACGTACCAGGTGTACCTGACGATGTCCTCCAGCCAGTCAAAACATGGAGTGACAAGGAAGCCTACTACGCAAAAGCAAACGAACTCGCAGACCAGTTCCGTGACAACTTCAAAAAGTTCACAAACGTACCGTCTGAAATCGAAGAAAAAGGCGGACCAACCGTTAAATAA
- a CDS encoding alpha/beta hydrolase, producing the protein MWKWEADGDAKAVIVMIHGAQEHHRRYGWLIEAWRSSGFHVIMGDLPGQGMTTRANRGHIDSFDEYILEVKEWIEAAYDFDLPVFLLGHSMGGLIAIRLLQEERVELAGLILSSPCLGLVKYPSKMLDMLSHGLNVILPTFRISSGLSVDMATRNEDVRAVDANDSLYITKVSVRWYRELAAAMGLAFDNMDKVQDVPTLLLQGGDDKIVDKRAVKEWFNNAPLSEKRYKEWPKCYHEVFNEPEREEVFDYANDFVMSQLKAIGYIY; encoded by the coding sequence ATGTGGAAATGGGAAGCTGATGGGGATGCTAAGGCTGTGATTGTCATGATTCATGGTGCGCAGGAGCATCATCGCCGGTATGGCTGGCTGATTGAGGCCTGGCGTTCATCCGGTTTTCATGTCATAATGGGTGACCTGCCAGGACAGGGCATGACCACAAGAGCAAACCGTGGCCATATTGATTCCTTTGATGAATATATTTTGGAAGTGAAAGAGTGGATAGAGGCAGCTTATGACTTTGACCTCCCAGTGTTTTTGCTGGGCCACAGCATGGGTGGACTTATTGCCATCCGCTTGCTGCAGGAGGAACGTGTCGAACTTGCCGGATTGATACTATCATCTCCATGCCTCGGATTGGTGAAGTATCCATCAAAAATGCTGGATATGCTCTCGCACGGCCTGAATGTCATTTTACCGACATTCAGGATCTCATCGGGCCTGTCTGTAGATATGGCAACCAGGAATGAGGATGTCAGGGCAGTCGACGCGAATGATTCATTATATATTACCAAGGTATCGGTGCGCTGGTACCGCGAGCTGGCAGCGGCCATGGGGCTTGCGTTCGATAATATGGATAAAGTCCAGGACGTACCGACACTGCTTCTGCAGGGCGGAGATGATAAGATAGTCGATAAGCGAGCGGTTAAAGAATGGTTCAACAATGCCCCGCTTTCAGAGAAACGATATAAAGAATGGCCGAAATGCTACCATGAAGTCTTCAATGAACCTGAACGCGAAGAGGTTTTTGACTATGCGAATGATTTTGTCATGAGCCAGCTGAAGGCGATTGGATATATTTATTAG
- a CDS encoding DUF2584 domain-containing protein, with protein MGMPLELNTMIVTKGREKRLEDNFFSLKKEGYRLYPIDIPVEVKKTIEGDLTGTGVISKVEWTENETTITYQLVSLNSTN; from the coding sequence ATGGGGATGCCATTAGAGTTGAATACAATGATCGTGACAAAAGGCCGCGAAAAAAGGCTCGAAGACAACTTCTTCTCTTTGAAAAAGGAAGGCTACAGGCTTTATCCAATTGACATTCCAGTAGAAGTCAAAAAGACGATCGAAGGCGACCTGACTGGAACAGGAGTCATTTCAAAGGTCGAGTGGACAGAAAATGAAACAACCATTACGTATCAATTAGTTTCCTTGAACTCTACAAACTGA
- a CDS encoding C39 family peptidase, whose amino-acid sequence MYLPLAAIIPLLLMFYLLIRKQNSMMKSILMFLFVFTSIVGAFLLENLQASHVALAVQSVKDWLDEPEPRTERAPAVQEESEPKIIPTKKQVLLEAPIIWQMPELPRGCEVTSLAMLLMHQGVKVDKLTLASEVRKNPAEYRLDNGKVFFGDPNEGFVGNMYTYTEPGLGVYHKPIAELAEKYLPGKIKDLTGAGFQDIKSHLSDGRPVWVIINTEYKKLDDSFFQTWYTPGGPVKITTKEHSVLITGYDENFVYFNDPLSNEKNKKAPIKDFAESWVQMGRQAITYLP is encoded by the coding sequence CTGTATTTACCTCTTGCAGCAATTATCCCTTTGCTGCTCATGTTTTATCTATTGATTCGAAAACAAAATAGCATGATGAAATCCATCCTGATGTTCCTGTTTGTTTTCACCTCAATCGTTGGTGCTTTCCTCCTCGAGAACCTTCAGGCTTCACATGTAGCCCTGGCCGTACAATCGGTGAAAGACTGGCTGGATGAGCCTGAACCCAGAACAGAAAGGGCACCTGCTGTCCAGGAAGAGAGCGAACCTAAAATCATACCGACTAAAAAGCAGGTACTCCTGGAGGCACCAATCATATGGCAAATGCCTGAGCTCCCTCGAGGATGTGAGGTAACAAGCCTGGCCATGCTCCTCATGCATCAGGGTGTAAAAGTGGACAAGCTGACACTCGCCAGCGAAGTCAGGAAAAACCCGGCTGAGTACCGCCTCGATAATGGAAAAGTCTTTTTTGGAGACCCGAATGAGGGCTTTGTCGGCAATATGTACACATACACAGAACCAGGGCTCGGAGTCTATCATAAACCAATTGCTGAACTGGCAGAAAAGTATCTTCCCGGCAAAATAAAAGATCTTACGGGCGCAGGATTCCAGGATATTAAATCGCACCTGTCAGATGGCAGGCCAGTTTGGGTGATCATTAACACCGAATACAAAAAGCTGGACGACAGCTTTTTCCAGACATGGTACACGCCTGGCGGGCCTGTTAAAATTACAACGAAGGAACATTCTGTCCTGATTACCGGGTATGATGAAAACTTCGTCTATTTCAATGATCCTTTATCAAATGAAAAAAATAAAAAAGCACCCATTAAGGATTTCGCAGAATCCTGGGTGCAGATGGGAAGGCAGGCCATCACCTACCTTCCCTAA